The following is a genomic window from Staphylococcus saccharolyticus.
ACCATACCTCATATCCATAATTTTTTATTAAGTATAAAGTTTTGAAAATAATCTATCAATTAATTCATTTTGTGATTTAATGAGACAACAAATTACGTTATAATAATAAATGATAAAATAGGAGGAGAAGTATATGGTGTTATTTATCATATTAGCAATACTAGTAATTATTTTAATTGCTGTTGGCGTGTTATTCTATATGCGCTCTAATAAGAGAAATTCAATTGAAAAAGCTGAAGAGAGAAAAAATGAAATTGAACAATTACCTTTTGATGATAATCTAAAAAAACTTTCGGATTTAAACTTAAAAGGTGAAACTAAGACTAAGTATGATGCAATGAAAAAAGACAACACAGAAAGTACGAATAAATACTTAGCTCCCGTGGAAGAAAAGCTTCATAATGGTGAAGAATTACTTGAAAAATTTAAATTCTCTGCAGCTCAAACTGAAATTGATGATTCACATGAACTGATGGATCAATATGAAAGTAATTACAATCAACAAGTAACTCAAGTTGATGAAATCTTAACTTTACATAAAGATAATGAAGCATTATATGAAAAGTGTAAAGTAGACCATCGTGAAATGAAACGAGATGTATTAGCTAATCGTCATCAATTTGGTGAAGCTGCACAACCTTTAGAAAAAGAAATCGAAAGATTCGAACCTAATCTTAATGAATATGAAACATTGAAGGCTGAAGGAAACTATGTGCAAGCTCATAATCATATTGCTGCTTTAGAGGATCAAATTAAAAATCTTAAAGCTTATATGGAAGAAATTCCTGAATTGATTCGTGAAACTCAGAAGGAATTACCGGGTCAATTCCAAGATTTAAAATATGGTTGTAGAGACTTAAAAGTAGAAGGATATGATTTAGATCATGTCAAAGTTGATGGTACGTTACAAAGTCTTAAGACAGAATTAAGTTTCGTTAAACCTATGATAAGTCGATTAGAACTTGATGAAGCCAACAATAAACTTGAAATTATCAATGATAAATTAGATGAAATGTATGATTTAATTGAACATGAAGTTAAAGCTAAGAATGAAGTCAAAGAGACTAAAGATATGATTACTGACGACTTGTTTAAAGCTAAGGATATGAATTATACATTACAAACAGAGATTGAATATGTGCGTGAGAACTACTACATCAATGAGTCAGATGCACAAAGTGTTAGACAGTTTGAAAATGAAATTCAAAATTTAATCTCTGTCTATAATGACATTTTAAAGGAAACATCGAAATCAGCAGTGC
Proteins encoded in this region:
- the ezrA gene encoding septation ring formation regulator EzrA — protein: MVLFIILAILVIILIAVGVLFYMRSNKRNSIEKAEERKNEIEQLPFDDNLKKLSDLNLKGETKTKYDAMKKDNTESTNKYLAPVEEKLHNGEELLEKFKFSAAQTEIDDSHELMDQYESNYNQQVTQVDEILTLHKDNEALYEKCKVDHREMKRDVLANRHQFGEAAQPLEKEIERFEPNLNEYETLKAEGNYVQAHNHIAALEDQIKNLKAYMEEIPELIRETQKELPGQFQDLKYGCRDLKVEGYDLDHVKVDGTLQSLKTELSFVKPMISRLELDEANNKLEIINDKLDEMYDLIEHEVKAKNEVKETKDMITDDLFKAKDMNYTLQTEIEYVRENYYINESDAQSVRQFENEIQNLISVYNDILKETSKSAVRYSEVQDNLQYLEDHVSVINKEQDKLQNHLIQLREDEAEAEDHLLRVQSKKEEVYRRLLASNLTSVPERFIIMKNEIDNEVREVNDQFSTRPILVKQLKDKVAKIVIQMNTFEDEANDVLVNAVYAEKLIQYGNRYRKDHHHVDKSLNEAERLFKNNRYKRSIEISEEALESVEPGITKHIEEQIIKE